One window from the genome of Cyclobacterium amurskyense encodes:
- a CDS encoding putative collagen-binding domain-containing protein — MSGMFLAGGILKAAKDYPDWEPLRKNMGYIRQLADRLDLVKMVPHNGLSSTSYCLANPGEAYVVYFSEGESGTLNLINAAGEYAIEWFIPVLNKTIKGNTLIKGDSFQTFSPPFSGDAVLYLKKQ, encoded by the coding sequence ATGTCTGGAATGTTCCTGGCAGGAGGCATTTTAAAGGCTGCTAAAGATTACCCTGATTGGGAGCCATTGCGCAAAAACATGGGATACATTCGGCAATTGGCTGATCGGTTGGACCTGGTTAAAATGGTGCCTCATAATGGACTTAGTTCTACAAGCTATTGTTTGGCCAATCCTGGAGAAGCTTATGTGGTCTATTTTTCTGAGGGTGAATCGGGTACACTGAACTTGATAAATGCAGCAGGAGAATATGCAATAGAATGGTTTATTCCCGTTTTAAACAAAACCATTAAGGGGAATACATTGATTAAAGGGGATAGTTTTCAAACGTTCTCCCCTCCGTTTTCTGGGGATGCGGTTTTATACCTGAAAAAACAATAA
- a CDS encoding ATP-dependent DNA ligase: MKNFVRLFTQLDQTTKTLKKVAALVDYFNEASDKDKLWTIALLSHRKPKRSVRTALLRQWSAEVANVPLWLFEESYHIVGDLAETMALMHPNLESKHDKSLSEWIAFIIDLKDLEEEGPDTEEGILQTKKEKVLWAWDQLNETERFVFNKLMTGGWRVGVSQKLMTRALAKHSGIEENTLSHRLMGDWRAESTTYHQLIIESDPADQISQPYPFYLAYAIEGEPQELGATSEWMAERKWDGIRGQLIVREDQLFVWSRGEELVTDKFPEFDVLRNALPNGTVIDGEIIAFENGQPLGFNVLQSRIGRKNVSKAILKKAPVLMIAYDLLEHNGVDIREKPMQDRRVELEKLVKQVASEKLLISNLVDFNNWEELVKEREKSRQYHAEGLMLKHKAGTYKVGRKKGDWWKWKVDPLTIDAVMIYAMRGHGRRANLYTDYTFAVWKGEELVPFTKAYSGLTDKEINQVDAFVKRNTVDRFGPVRSVKPELVFEIAFEGIARSSRHKSGVALRFPRMFRWRKDKPAKEANTLDDLEKLLDLYG, encoded by the coding sequence ATGAAAAACTTTGTCCGACTTTTTACTCAGCTTGATCAAACTACCAAAACCCTGAAAAAGGTAGCTGCTTTGGTAGATTATTTTAATGAAGCAAGTGACAAGGATAAATTGTGGACGATAGCCTTATTAAGCCACCGAAAACCCAAAAGGAGTGTAAGGACAGCCTTGTTGCGACAATGGTCTGCAGAGGTAGCCAATGTACCATTATGGTTGTTTGAAGAATCTTACCATATCGTGGGAGACCTTGCAGAAACCATGGCCTTGATGCACCCTAACCTGGAAAGCAAGCACGACAAAAGCCTAAGTGAATGGATAGCATTTATCATAGACTTAAAAGACCTTGAAGAGGAGGGGCCTGACACAGAAGAGGGGATCTTGCAAACAAAAAAAGAAAAGGTGCTTTGGGCATGGGATCAGTTGAATGAAACCGAACGTTTTGTTTTCAACAAGCTGATGACCGGAGGTTGGCGTGTTGGAGTTTCTCAGAAGTTAATGACGCGTGCCTTGGCCAAACACAGTGGTATTGAAGAAAATACTCTTTCTCATCGCTTAATGGGTGATTGGAGAGCGGAGAGCACAACTTACCATCAACTAATTATTGAAAGTGATCCAGCAGATCAAATCTCGCAACCCTATCCTTTTTATCTCGCCTATGCCATTGAGGGAGAACCTCAGGAATTGGGCGCTACGAGTGAATGGATGGCTGAAAGAAAATGGGATGGCATCAGAGGGCAACTTATTGTTCGGGAGGACCAATTGTTTGTGTGGTCCAGAGGAGAGGAATTGGTAACCGATAAATTCCCGGAATTTGATGTTCTTAGAAATGCATTACCTAATGGAACTGTAATTGATGGAGAGATCATTGCTTTCGAAAACGGTCAACCTTTAGGCTTCAATGTATTGCAAAGCCGGATAGGAAGGAAGAATGTAAGCAAAGCCATTCTAAAAAAAGCACCTGTTTTAATGATTGCCTATGACCTGCTAGAGCATAATGGAGTAGATATCCGGGAAAAACCCATGCAGGACCGAAGAGTTGAACTGGAGAAATTGGTAAAGCAGGTAGCTTCTGAAAAACTTCTGATTTCGAATCTGGTGGACTTTAACAATTGGGAAGAATTGGTAAAAGAAAGGGAGAAATCCAGACAGTATCATGCGGAAGGATTAATGTTAAAGCACAAAGCCGGCACTTATAAAGTGGGTCGTAAAAAGGGGGATTGGTGGAAGTGGAAAGTCGATCCGCTTACAATTGATGCAGTGATGATTTACGCCATGCGGGGACACGGTAGAAGAGCCAATTTGTATACAGACTATACTTTTGCTGTATGGAAAGGTGAAGAGCTAGTCCCTTTCACTAAGGCCTATTCAGGCTTAACAGATAAAGAAATTAATCAGGTAGATGCTTTTGTGAAACGCAATACGGTAGACCGTTTTGGACCTGTAAGGAGTGTAAAACCTGAATTGGTTTTTGAAATCGCTTTTGAAGGGATTGCCAGGTCCTCCCGGCATAAATCAGGAGTGGCATTGAGGTTCCCCAGGATGTTTAGGTGGCGAAAAGACAAGCCTGCCAAAGAGGCCAATACTTTGGATGACTTGGAAAAGCTATTGGATTTATACGGCTGA
- a CDS encoding VOC family protein, producing MATISTYLNFNGNCEEAFNFYKTVFGTEFTFIGRFKEMPESDDYSIPDTDKNKIMHVSLPIGSSILMGSDVGGDWASSFQQGNNFSLQIVANSRAEADTIFQALAEGGEVNTPLHDSFWGDYFGMLKDKFGIAWMMRFSEQQKRNTTND from the coding sequence ATGGCCACAATAAGTACTTACCTGAATTTTAATGGGAATTGTGAAGAAGCATTCAATTTCTATAAAACTGTATTCGGAACCGAATTCACATTTATAGGGCGCTTTAAAGAGATGCCAGAAAGTGATGATTATAGTATTCCAGACACAGACAAAAATAAAATCATGCATGTGTCACTTCCTATTGGTTCTTCCATTTTAATGGGAAGTGATGTAGGTGGCGATTGGGCAAGCTCATTTCAGCAAGGGAATAACTTTTCGTTACAAATAGTAGCAAACAGTAGAGCCGAAGCGGATACAATTTTTCAAGCACTGGCTGAGGGAGGAGAAGTTAATACCCCTCTTCATGATTCTTTTTGGGGAGACTACTTTGGGATGCTGAAAGATAAATTTGGTATTGCCTGGATGATGCGCTTTAGTGAGCAGCAAAAAAGAAATACAACAAATGATTAG
- a CDS encoding apiosidase-like domain-containing protein → MIRKIFTIVLVAIVCTHSFGQTFDGPLFVHPENGRYFTDNSGKAIYLTGSHTWANFQEIRLPGDALFDWEGYLDLLEDNHHNFIRLWIWEQTQNASWTQDPIEFSPLPYQTVLKNGKESYDLTKWNEAFFDRLHKRVTDAGERGIYVSVMLFQGWSLNKTDTPNADPWPYNPFNPKNNVNGVGKQVVNNDIDDAEKGTLHSLNNGDVLWHQEAFVKKVLETLNDSDNVIYEILNEGGTKDWQYHMIDYIKKAEAKMPKQHPVGMSHSVTVKPKMVNQDLWDSEADWVSPTPEPLAWMYKGSKFLENYQYDPPVNNGEKIVILDTDHLWGIGGTYAWAWKAFIRGHNPIFMDSWVELAGDLDKDKCLECSWQEAF, encoded by the coding sequence ATGATTAGAAAAATTTTTACCATAGTTTTAGTCGCTATAGTTTGTACCCATTCATTTGGGCAAACTTTTGACGGCCCTTTATTTGTTCATCCTGAAAATGGCCGCTATTTCACGGACAATTCAGGGAAGGCCATCTACTTAACGGGATCGCATACTTGGGCTAATTTTCAGGAGATTAGATTGCCTGGCGACGCTCTTTTTGATTGGGAGGGATATCTTGATCTGCTGGAGGACAATCACCATAATTTTATAAGATTATGGATATGGGAACAGACCCAAAATGCCTCTTGGACGCAAGATCCTATTGAGTTTTCTCCCTTACCCTATCAGACGGTACTTAAAAATGGGAAAGAAAGTTATGACCTTACCAAATGGAATGAGGCGTTTTTTGATCGCCTCCATAAAAGGGTGACAGATGCAGGAGAGAGAGGTATCTACGTATCTGTAATGTTGTTTCAAGGTTGGAGCCTCAACAAGACCGACACTCCCAATGCAGATCCCTGGCCATACAATCCTTTCAATCCCAAAAACAATGTCAATGGTGTTGGCAAGCAGGTGGTCAATAATGATATCGACGATGCTGAGAAAGGCACTTTGCATTCCTTGAATAATGGTGATGTGTTGTGGCATCAAGAAGCTTTTGTTAAAAAAGTATTGGAGACACTGAATGATTCTGACAATGTGATTTATGAGATTTTGAATGAAGGCGGTACGAAAGACTGGCAATATCATATGATTGATTACATAAAGAAAGCGGAAGCAAAAATGCCTAAACAACATCCGGTAGGAATGTCTCATTCGGTTACCGTGAAACCAAAAATGGTTAACCAAGACCTTTGGGATAGCGAAGCCGACTGGGTTTCACCAACACCTGAACCTTTGGCATGGATGTACAAGGGGAGCAAATTTCTTGAAAATTATCAATACGACCCACCTGTTAATAATGGGGAAAAGATAGTCATTCTAGATACGGATCATCTTTGGGGAATTGGTGGCACCTATGCTTGGGCATGGAAGGCATTTATTCGTGGGCACAACCCGATCTTTATGGATTCTTGGGTGGAGCTAGCGGGGGACTTGGATAAAGATAAATGTCTGGAATGTTCCTGGCAGGAGGCATTTTAA